A window of the Thalassospira indica genome harbors these coding sequences:
- a CDS encoding IS5 family transposase (programmed frameshift), whose amino-acid sequence MNEDRFVITDRIWVLMEPHCLDKPTDPGRTGGDCRLFMEAVLWVARTDSPWRDLPECFGKWNTVFKRFREWVKRDVFYRMFNALSGVPDIEYAMIDATIVKVHRHGQGSKGGPQSQAVGKSKGGWTTKTLALTDALGNLVRFELLPGNRYDTIGVEPLIHGIDFGGLLADKAFDCNWIIDELNERGAMICISQRPQRLEPVEIDLEVYKWRHPIENFFCKLKEFKRIAMRSDKTDDSFCAMIYAVAAIINGR is encoded by the exons ATGAATGAAGATCGGTTTGTGATCACGGATCGAATATGGGTGTTGATGGAACCACATTGCTTGGACAAGCCGACTGATCCCGGGCGTACCGGCGGTGATTGTCGACTTTTTATGGAAGCGGTTTTGTGGGTTGCGCGCACGGATAGCCCATGGCGGGATTTACCAGAATGCTTTGGTAAGTGGAACACGGTGTTCAAGCGATTTCGCGAATGGGTCAAGCGCGATGTATTCTATCGTATGTTCAATGCCTTAAGCGGTGTACCGGACATTGAATACGCGATGATCGATGCCACAATCGTCAAGGTTCATCGTCATGGTCAAGGCTCAAAAGGGGGAC CTCAAAGCCAGGCTGTAGGCAAATCTAAAGGGGGCTGGACGACGAAAACCCTGGCGCTCACCGATGCGCTTGGCAATCTCGTTCGTTTTGAGCTTCTGCCCGGCAATCGCTACGACACAATTGGCGTTGAACCTCTGATCCACGGCATCGACTTCGGCGGCTTGCTGGCCGACAAGGCGTTCGACTGCAACTGGATTATAGATGAACTCAATGAACGCGGTGCCATGATTTGCATATCACAGCGCCCGCAGCGCCTCGAACCCGTGGAAATCGACCTTGAAGTGTACAAATGGCGGCATCCGATCGAAAACTTCTTTTGCAAACTCAAAGAGTTCAAACGCATCGCCATGCGGAGCGACAAGACAGATGATAGCTTCTGCGCCATGATCTATGCTGTCGCTGCCATTATCAATGGACGGTGA
- a CDS encoding ZIP family metal transporter produces MSDTDPLAPNIDARDASPRNKLALIWLVLPLAALAAAIAWLVTSDLLGSFDNGVPPVENLTFERTILSSDGIATRVRASGSDPMMIAQVLVDDAYWQFEQTPPGPLSRGQSAWIHVPYPWVQGEAHVIKTITNTGATFEHEIPVAVTSPTQSNGTLLFQTLLGVFVGIVPVSIGLLFYPALRGVGQPGMNFLLAMTVGLLAYLMIDAAGEAFELASQSAAIFQGQIMVVFASAASFLILMAVGRRHGAPTGLALATFIALGIGLHNLGEGLAIGAAFAAGSAGLGTFLILGFAIHNITEGIGIAAPILKKRPSLITFPALTLLAGGPAIIGLWIGSLAAAPQWSALALSIGAGAILQVIIEVGSYLARSNGRGSAALYSPSVLSGLIFGVAFMYATAMLVKI; encoded by the coding sequence ATGAGTGACACGGACCCTTTAGCCCCAAACATCGATGCTCGGGATGCTTCACCTCGCAACAAGCTGGCTCTGATCTGGCTGGTCCTGCCACTTGCAGCACTTGCCGCCGCTATTGCATGGCTCGTTACGAGCGATCTTTTAGGCAGTTTTGACAACGGTGTACCACCAGTAGAGAATTTAACCTTCGAGCGGACAATTCTGTCCTCGGACGGCATTGCCACTCGAGTTCGCGCCAGTGGTTCTGATCCGATGATGATTGCTCAGGTACTTGTGGATGATGCGTATTGGCAATTCGAGCAGACTCCTCCGGGACCCTTGAGCCGGGGGCAGAGCGCATGGATTCATGTGCCATATCCCTGGGTTCAGGGAGAAGCGCATGTGATCAAGACAATTACGAATACAGGGGCAACATTCGAGCATGAGATCCCAGTGGCGGTGACGTCGCCAACCCAGAGTAATGGCACGTTGCTCTTCCAAACCCTTCTTGGCGTCTTCGTCGGTATCGTGCCGGTATCTATTGGCCTCCTGTTCTATCCCGCCTTGCGCGGCGTCGGCCAGCCGGGCATGAACTTCCTGCTCGCCATGACTGTTGGCCTGCTTGCTTACCTCATGATCGACGCTGCAGGAGAAGCGTTCGAACTCGCCAGTCAGTCTGCTGCCATCTTCCAAGGGCAGATCATGGTTGTCTTCGCCTCGGCGGCAAGCTTTCTCATACTTATGGCTGTTGGTCGACGACATGGTGCGCCGACGGGTTTGGCTCTCGCCACATTTATTGCTCTCGGGATCGGGTTGCATAATCTGGGAGAAGGTTTGGCTATCGGTGCCGCCTTTGCGGCTGGCTCGGCCGGGCTTGGTACGTTCCTGATCTTGGGTTTTGCCATCCATAACATCACGGAGGGCATTGGAATTGCGGCTCCCATTCTCAAAAAGCGACCGTCGTTAATCACTTTCCCGGCTCTTACCCTTCTTGCAGGAGGACCTGCAATCATTGGTTTGTGGATCGGAAGTCTGGCAGCGGCACCGCAATGGTCGGCCCTCGCCCTGTCCATCGGAGCGGGTGCCATCTTGCAGGTTATCATCGAGGTCGGTTCCTATCTGGCCAGAAGCAACGGACGCGGCAGTGCAGCGCTTTATTCGCCTTCAGTGTTGAGCGGATTGATTTTTGGCGTTGCCTTCATGTACGCAACGGCAATGCTGGTGAAAATCTAA
- a CDS encoding multicopper oxidase domain-containing protein, with protein MRRWLPVVLNRRRFLGAGIIATAGATLAARETLGQSDTSQGTKNHDGDRLGSGNMSEMPGHATNHGTMMTVGDVDEVRNGFDTSKLLTDWDTGTISQLPDGRRLRTFEIDAIDKEIEIAPGVMFPAWTYNGRVPGPALRATEGERLRVIFRNYGSHPHSIHFHGIHSARMDGVPGAGVVGPGEEFIYEFDAEPFGCHLYHCHALPLKRHIHKGLYGLFIIDPDPGRHPENTDIARSRLLGTKENNQWQEFAMVMNAFDTNFDDENEVYAVNTVAHAYMKRPIPVRRDRPVRIYLANLVEFDPINSFHLHANFFNYFDHGTTLTPTQLTIDTVMQCQGQRGIIEFSFENHEPGLYMFHAHQSEFAELGWMSFFDVQEARA; from the coding sequence ATGCGTCGATGGCTACCAGTAGTTCTTAACCGTCGGAGGTTCCTCGGAGCTGGCATCATCGCAACTGCGGGGGCGACCTTGGCTGCTCGGGAGACGCTTGGCCAATCGGACACATCACAGGGCACGAAGAACCATGATGGCGACAGATTGGGTAGCGGAAATATGTCGGAAATGCCGGGCCATGCTACTAACCATGGAACGATGATGACCGTTGGAGATGTCGACGAGGTGCGCAATGGCTTCGACACCTCAAAACTTCTTACCGATTGGGATACAGGAACGATCTCGCAGCTACCTGATGGACGGCGTCTGCGTACTTTCGAAATTGATGCCATCGACAAGGAGATCGAAATTGCTCCCGGTGTCATGTTCCCCGCATGGACATATAATGGCCGGGTACCAGGTCCGGCATTGCGAGCAACTGAAGGCGAGCGACTCAGAGTCATCTTCCGCAACTATGGCTCTCACCCGCACTCGATCCACTTCCACGGGATTCATTCGGCTCGCATGGACGGTGTGCCCGGGGCCGGAGTGGTTGGCCCAGGAGAAGAGTTTATCTATGAATTCGATGCCGAACCGTTCGGCTGCCACCTCTATCACTGCCACGCACTCCCCCTAAAACGGCACATCCATAAGGGGCTTTACGGGCTCTTTATCATTGATCCTGACCCGGGACGACATCCCGAAAATACTGATATCGCCAGATCCAGACTGCTAGGGACAAAGGAGAACAATCAGTGGCAGGAATTCGCAATGGTAATGAATGCCTTCGACACCAACTTTGACGACGAGAACGAGGTCTACGCGGTCAATACTGTTGCACATGCCTACATGAAGCGACCTATCCCTGTGAGACGCGACAGACCGGTCCGCATTTACCTTGCCAATCTCGTCGAATTCGATCCGATCAACTCGTTTCACCTGCATGCGAACTTCTTCAACTATTTCGATCACGGCACCACACTAACGCCGACACAACTGACGATTGATACCGTCATGCAGTGTCAGGGGCAGCGAGGCATTATCGAGTTCTCGTTCGAGAATCACGAGCCTGGGCTCTACATGTTTCATGCGCACCAGTCCGAGTTCGCCGAACTGGGCTGGATGAGCTTTTTTGATGTTCAGGAGGCCAGAGCATGA
- the mntR gene encoding manganese-binding transcriptional regulator MntR, translating into MLTDQTEEAPSSALVDENVQVESFRQTRNSRRNELVEDYVELIADLITDGGEARQVDIVRRLGVAQPTVAKMLKRLASDGYIKQRPYRGIFLTAQGRKLARQSRERHQIVESFLCALGISAETARIDAEGMEHYASEETLLVFRDYLANRK; encoded by the coding sequence ATGCTTACCGATCAGACAGAAGAAGCGCCTTCGAGTGCCCTTGTTGATGAAAACGTACAAGTAGAGAGTTTTCGGCAAACGCGGAATAGTCGCCGAAATGAATTGGTTGAGGACTATGTCGAACTGATTGCCGACCTGATAACTGATGGCGGAGAAGCTCGTCAGGTCGATATTGTTCGCAGGCTCGGCGTTGCGCAACCTACCGTTGCCAAAATGCTCAAGCGCCTCGCTTCTGACGGATATATCAAACAGAGACCCTACCGTGGTATCTTCCTGACAGCCCAAGGCCGCAAGCTCGCCCGACAAAGCCGGGAGCGCCATCAGATTGTCGAAAGTTTTCTTTGTGCCCTTGGTATTAGTGCGGAGACGGCTCGAATTGACGCTGAAGGTATGGAACACTATGCTAGCGAAGAAACCCTTCTGGTTTTTAGGGATTATCTGGCCAATCGGAAATAA
- a CDS encoding WD40/YVTN/BNR-like repeat-containing protein has product MKRNTIVGGAVSRRVLLRGLMAGAGLYLLPATAFAAISKSTSSAIVFDGNSLIVARGTSLLYRNGSQNWTALPKVSEGTILTFTTHPERPGRIVGGLDTGGIVLSVDGGKSWDVRGQGLPEAAVTAITTAVTNPDTIYAAIRGDGLWQSDDAGQSWVFVMDRPWLANAERDLTALSSVDLATGMGGIWLYAGTDTGVTRVPDCFCRWQDVQPGDAMDALASGKQATPKVPLPEGEPVSALVSAVSRPATLYAGLPSGIWQSHDAGVTWLKRSEVIATALAVHPLRADDLVIVNNDGVLQSPDGGRTWTAIANI; this is encoded by the coding sequence ATGAAGAGAAACACCATAGTGGGTGGCGCCGTTTCCAGACGTGTGCTGCTTCGCGGTCTCATGGCGGGTGCCGGCCTCTACCTGTTGCCAGCCACGGCCTTTGCCGCGATTAGCAAAAGCACAAGCAGTGCAATCGTTTTTGACGGCAATTCGCTGATTGTTGCGCGCGGTACCTCGCTTCTTTATCGCAATGGGAGCCAAAACTGGACAGCGCTGCCGAAGGTGTCGGAAGGCACCATTCTCACTTTTACAACACATCCGGAAAGGCCGGGCCGCATTGTTGGCGGTCTGGATACCGGCGGGATTGTTCTGTCTGTCGATGGCGGGAAAAGTTGGGACGTGCGCGGGCAAGGACTGCCAGAAGCTGCCGTCACTGCCATCACAACGGCGGTGACAAACCCAGATACCATATATGCCGCCATTCGCGGTGACGGCTTATGGCAGAGCGATGATGCTGGTCAGTCATGGGTGTTTGTCATGGACCGGCCATGGTTAGCGAATGCCGAGCGAGATCTGACAGCACTGTCTTCAGTCGATCTGGCAACCGGAATGGGTGGGATCTGGCTATATGCCGGAACCGATACCGGTGTAACGCGTGTGCCGGATTGTTTCTGCCGTTGGCAGGATGTTCAGCCGGGCGATGCCATGGATGCTCTTGCGTCCGGAAAGCAGGCAACTCCCAAAGTACCCTTACCTGAGGGTGAACCTGTGAGTGCGCTGGTCAGTGCGGTATCGCGACCGGCCACACTTTATGCCGGATTGCCATCCGGAATTTGGCAATCGCACGATGCGGGTGTCACCTGGTTAAAGCGTTCAGAAGTTATCGCAACAGCACTCGCGGTTCATCCGCTACGCGCTGATGATCTCGTAATTGTGAATAACGACGGGGTTTTACAAAGCCCAGACGGTGGCAGGACGTGGACCGCCATTGCGAACATATGA
- a CDS encoding DUF411 domain-containing protein yields MRKLVIVTGVAILAVAGSAAFTMFAPGKGEAQTNVTVAGERSKSITIYRDPNCGCCDAYGEYLETNGYQVTRVDDRDFDKRSVAAGVPEQGLGCHLAEIDGYVVSGLVPAEIIERMLDERPDITGITLPGMPPNAPGMAREKTGTLKTYAFGEDGIAVYANE; encoded by the coding sequence ATGAGAAAATTAGTGATTGTGACAGGTGTTGCGATTCTGGCTGTTGCCGGAAGTGCTGCATTTACAATGTTTGCTCCGGGAAAAGGAGAGGCGCAAACGAACGTGACAGTAGCTGGTGAGAGAAGCAAATCGATCACAATCTATCGGGATCCGAACTGCGGATGCTGTGATGCCTATGGCGAATATCTTGAGACCAATGGATATCAGGTTACCCGTGTCGATGATCGCGATTTCGACAAGCGATCCGTTGCCGCCGGTGTCCCGGAGCAAGGGCTGGGCTGCCATTTGGCCGAGATTGACGGATATGTCGTAAGCGGGCTGGTTCCCGCCGAGATCATTGAACGGATGCTTGATGAACGCCCGGATATAACGGGTATCACGCTGCCCGGCATGCCACCAAATGCGCCGGGCATGGCACGTGAAAAAACCGGGACGCTGAAAACCTATGCGTTCGGAGAGGACGGCATTGCCGTTTACGCCAATGAATGA
- a CDS encoding c-type cytochrome, whose product MIAVSPGSLVTGLMAGVGMALLSGVADAGSTPENLTFLEKPITPEQIALGNDVYAEFCASCHGANLEGQKNWKRRLDTGRMPAPPHDASGHTWRHSDLELYAMTKFGIGAVVPGYESDMPAFEDVLSDEEIIAVLGYIKSVWSDEERAFQHNLNPKDGRAK is encoded by the coding sequence ATGATCGCTGTATCGCCTGGATCATTGGTCACCGGATTAATGGCTGGCGTCGGCATGGCTTTGTTGTCCGGGGTAGCGGATGCTGGATCAACGCCCGAGAATCTGACTTTTCTGGAAAAGCCGATCACTCCGGAACAGATTGCACTGGGCAACGATGTCTATGCTGAATTCTGCGCATCGTGCCATGGTGCAAATCTTGAGGGGCAGAAAAACTGGAAGCGCCGCCTTGATACCGGGCGGATGCCTGCGCCGCCGCACGATGCCAGTGGTCATACATGGCGCCATAGCGACCTGGAACTTTATGCGATGACCAAGTTCGGGATTGGCGCTGTCGTGCCGGGATATGAGAGCGATATGCCTGCATTCGAGGATGTTCTGAGTGATGAGGAGATCATCGCTGTACTTGGCTATATCAAGAGTGTCTGGTCGGACGAGGAACGCGCATTCCAGCACAATCTGAATCCTAAAGACGGGAGGGCGAAATGA
- a CDS encoding DsbE family thiol:disulfide interchange protein has translation MSAVPKEHRPQKHFNRLIYFLPLGIALILGVALAKGLTLDPNTLPSALLGRQVPEFDLPPVKGRMQGLSSTDLKGEVSLVNVFASWCVACREEHPVFMKLARDGTVPLHGLNYKDQPDDAAEWLDSLGDPYTRTGADINGRVAIDWGVYGVPETFVVDAKGNIAYKHVGPVTEKVLAETILPRVEKLRNEASGAGTAEAPR, from the coding sequence ATGAGTGCAGTCCCCAAAGAACATCGCCCGCAAAAGCACTTCAACCGGCTGATCTATTTTCTGCCGCTTGGCATCGCCTTGATATTGGGTGTGGCCCTGGCGAAGGGATTGACTCTTGATCCCAACACACTCCCCTCGGCCCTGTTGGGCAGACAGGTCCCCGAATTTGACCTTCCGCCGGTAAAAGGCCGGATGCAAGGTTTGTCGAGTACGGATCTCAAAGGTGAAGTGTCGCTGGTCAATGTTTTTGCCTCCTGGTGTGTCGCGTGCCGTGAAGAACACCCCGTGTTCATGAAACTGGCCCGCGACGGCACCGTTCCACTGCATGGTCTGAACTATAAGGATCAGCCTGACGACGCTGCAGAATGGCTCGATAGCCTTGGCGATCCCTATACGAGAACAGGTGCGGACATTAACGGGCGTGTGGCAATTGACTGGGGCGTCTATGGCGTCCCTGAGACCTTCGTTGTCGATGCAAAAGGGAACATTGCTTACAAGCATGTCGGGCCGGTAACGGAAAAAGTGTTGGCCGAGACCATTCTGCCAAGGGTCGAAAAATTGCGTAATGAGGCCTCAGGTGCCGGAACTGCGGAGGCACCTCGATGA
- a CDS encoding TlpA family protein disulfide reductase, with amino-acid sequence MKSLLVHMNLKVGFAAGIILVVVTTLTIVSLRNEKNVTDQAADNVRQRQQRSFVMHDVPRPLPEFGFENAEGQPMTLSDFEGTVVLLNVWATWCVPCREEMPTLDALQAELGSSEFKVVALSIDRAGADVVQDFYSEIGIRNLDLFIDPTMKTTTALGIPGLPTTLLIDRNGRELGRLVGPTEWATAEMIDFLKSHIYTD; translated from the coding sequence ATGAAGAGCCTCTTGGTGCATATGAACCTGAAAGTGGGGTTTGCCGCTGGCATCATACTGGTGGTTGTTACCACATTGACCATAGTTTCGTTACGCAACGAGAAGAATGTCACCGATCAGGCAGCGGACAATGTAAGGCAGAGACAACAGCGCTCGTTTGTCATGCATGACGTTCCCCGGCCTCTTCCCGAATTCGGGTTCGAAAACGCCGAAGGTCAACCCATGACACTGAGTGATTTCGAGGGAACGGTCGTCTTGCTGAATGTCTGGGCTACCTGGTGTGTTCCTTGCCGCGAGGAAATGCCGACCCTGGATGCCCTGCAGGCCGAACTCGGCAGTTCGGAGTTCAAAGTCGTTGCCTTGTCGATCGACCGGGCCGGAGCGGATGTCGTGCAGGATTTCTATAGCGAAATCGGCATCCGGAATCTGGACCTCTTCATCGATCCAACCATGAAAACCACGACGGCTCTGGGCATCCCCGGTTTACCGACGACGCTTCTGATTGACAGGAACGGCCGCGAGCTTGGTCGACTTGTCGGACCGACCGAATGGGCGACAGCAGAGATGATAGATTTTCTTAAATCCCACATCTACACCGATTGA
- a CDS encoding SCO family protein encodes MTSNNFNRLRFIRSLLWGMVVLAVLLFGGAYIFQASDRKQMSSGAEGTGEAAIHSDFSLTDHQGNRVSEASFPGRWQLVFFGFTHCPDVCPTTLAYMADALDRMGREADSVAPIFITIDPARDTPDVMAEYVEAFHPALIGLTGSKEDVAAAAEAFRVYYEKLDDDTAPDGYLMAHSGHLYLMAPDGRYLTVFREGDQPAEDMAIRILAIMNGSTI; translated from the coding sequence ATGACATCGAATAATTTCAACCGGTTACGTTTCATCCGTTCCCTATTGTGGGGGATGGTTGTCCTTGCTGTACTGCTCTTTGGCGGCGCATATATCTTCCAGGCTTCCGACCGCAAGCAAATGTCGTCGGGGGCCGAAGGGACGGGAGAAGCCGCCATTCACTCTGATTTTTCCTTGACCGATCATCAGGGGAACCGTGTGAGTGAAGCAAGCTTCCCGGGGCGTTGGCAGCTTGTCTTTTTCGGTTTCACACATTGTCCTGATGTTTGTCCGACCACACTTGCCTATATGGCGGATGCGCTTGACCGCATGGGGCGTGAAGCCGACAGCGTGGCACCGATATTCATTACAATTGATCCGGCACGCGATACACCTGACGTCATGGCGGAATATGTCGAGGCCTTTCATCCGGCGCTGATCGGATTGACCGGTAGTAAGGAGGATGTCGCTGCAGCCGCCGAGGCTTTTCGGGTCTATTACGAAAAGTTGGACGACGATACAGCACCGGACGGCTATTTGATGGCCCATTCCGGGCATCTTTATCTGATGGCACCGGATGGGCGTTACCTGACTGTCTTTCGTGAAGGAGATCAGCCGGCAGAAGACATGGCAATCCGGATTCTCGCGATCATGAATGGGAGTACAATATGA
- a CDS encoding copper chaperone PCu(A)C has protein sequence MKRTAIALVMTLLSALPVSAGNLVEISDAWARATILTSRPGVAYLTITSAATDRLLEITTAVADHVMIHDVVTVDDVRRMRHVMALDVPANRPVTLAPGAMHLMLTGLHEKLREGEKFPMTLRFENAGEISIDVAILGIAAAGPQGETE, from the coding sequence ATGAAAAGAACAGCCATCGCCCTCGTCATGACCTTGCTATCAGCACTACCGGTTTCTGCCGGAAACCTTGTCGAAATATCTGACGCCTGGGCACGTGCCACGATTCTGACATCCCGTCCGGGTGTGGCATATCTTACGATCACAAGCGCTGCGACCGACCGCCTTCTGGAAATCACCACAGCTGTGGCCGACCATGTGATGATACATGATGTCGTCACGGTCGATGATGTTCGCCGGATGCGACATGTCATGGCTCTGGATGTTCCGGCCAACCGCCCGGTCACTCTGGCGCCGGGGGCAATGCATCTCATGTTGACGGGATTGCATGAAAAACTCCGTGAAGGTGAGAAGTTTCCCATGACATTGCGCTTTGAAAACGCAGGCGAGATTAGCATTGACGTCGCCATTCTTGGCATAGCTGCCGCCGGGCCGCAGGGGGAAACAGAATGA
- a CDS encoding cytochrome c biogenesis CcdA family protein, whose amino-acid sequence MPELSNIGIISAFAAGLISFLSPCVLPLVPGYISYIAGGASLSTRTEAIRVGRLSSLGFSLCFVLGFTTVFVLLGASATALGQVLLGYRFEMNLIGGGIVILFGLFMLGTLRPAWMMREARFHLDLPGGRVVSAYTLGLAFAFGWTPCIGPILGAILTVSASSATVSDGIALLIVYSVGLGVPFLLAALFTESLSVRLKSIGRFGRYLRAAAALIMIAMGVAMMTGYMSAFAFWLLETFPLLGRIG is encoded by the coding sequence ATGCCTGAACTTTCCAATATCGGCATAATAAGCGCGTTCGCCGCAGGCCTCATATCGTTTCTCTCGCCATGCGTGCTGCCTCTGGTTCCCGGATATATCTCCTATATCGCGGGTGGTGCCTCTCTTTCGACCAGAACGGAGGCAATCCGAGTTGGTCGATTGTCATCTCTTGGTTTCAGCCTGTGTTTCGTTTTGGGCTTCACCACGGTTTTCGTCCTTCTGGGGGCCAGTGCAACAGCACTTGGTCAGGTCCTGCTCGGGTACCGGTTCGAGATGAATCTGATTGGTGGCGGCATTGTCATTCTGTTCGGGCTGTTCATGCTGGGAACGCTCCGTCCGGCGTGGATGATGCGTGAAGCGCGCTTTCATCTTGATCTGCCTGGTGGACGTGTGGTTTCGGCATATACTCTTGGGCTTGCTTTTGCGTTCGGCTGGACACCCTGCATCGGTCCTATTCTCGGTGCCATTCTGACTGTCAGCGCCTCGTCGGCAACTGTCAGCGATGGTATTGCTTTGTTGATCGTATATTCCGTGGGGCTTGGAGTGCCGTTTCTCTTGGCAGCACTGTTTACCGAGAGCCTGTCTGTCAGATTGAAATCCATAGGACGCTTTGGGCGTTATCTCCGTGCAGCGGCGGCCTTGATCATGATCGCCATGGGAGTTGCCATGATGACCGGTTATATGTCCGCCTTTGCGTTCTGGCTGCTGGAAACATTCCCGCTTTTGGGGCGCATTGGTTGA